In Halalkalicoccus sp. CG83, a single genomic region encodes these proteins:
- a CDS encoding glutamate-cysteine ligase family protein: MKIGLELEYWVVDKNGVLTSAAELIDAHKYAVPECVDSLLELVLPPVASQTELESEIIDSLTELLAIAAANDLFVVPLGTTLIEARPPATSARGMILERVYGEELRFAKNVAGTHIHFDQTDAIAQANLLTALDPALALVASTPYYDGQQTAASARAAAYRRSMSARFAPFRRLQPYVWTEAECNNRLHQTFELFIERARVAGIDRETVTEHFSPDDVIHGPVRIRNDIGTVEWRAPDTALPRQVIRLAYDIEGVLEQLATKPLIVGPRPGVHSDRIVIPPFDRLEQLTTEAIYNGLTTPVQSYLRAFGIDVTAYAPLTEGFPKGEALSVAEARDLRRLYAAVLSDDVSMLRREQEGSQWLSVPLQRVPRYALE; this comes from the coding sequence ATGAAAATAGGACTTGAGCTAGAATACTGGGTCGTAGATAAAAACGGAGTTCTCACATCGGCAGCTGAGCTTATTGACGCTCACAAATATGCCGTTCCCGAATGTGTCGACTCACTTCTCGAGCTTGTACTCCCACCTGTAGCCAGTCAAACGGAACTTGAGTCAGAAATCATAGACTCTCTTACAGAGCTACTAGCAATCGCAGCGGCCAATGATCTCTTCGTCGTTCCACTCGGAACAACGCTCATTGAGGCACGCCCACCTGCAACGTCAGCCCGTGGAATGATTTTGGAGCGAGTGTACGGAGAGGAGTTACGTTTCGCAAAGAATGTAGCCGGCACCCATATCCACTTCGATCAGACGGATGCTATCGCACAAGCAAATCTTCTTACGGCGCTTGATCCAGCATTAGCACTCGTCGCTTCAACCCCATACTACGACGGTCAGCAAACTGCTGCATCGGCACGTGCAGCGGCCTACCGACGAAGCATGTCTGCCCGCTTTGCACCGTTTCGTCGTCTTCAGCCGTACGTATGGACAGAGGCAGAGTGCAACAACCGACTGCATCAGACGTTCGAGTTATTCATCGAACGTGCCCGTGTAGCGGGAATTGATCGTGAGACCGTCACTGAGCACTTCAGCCCGGATGATGTCATTCATGGACCTGTGCGTATCCGGAACGATATTGGTACTGTTGAATGGCGTGCACCTGATACGGCGTTGCCACGTCAAGTGATCCGCCTTGCGTACGATATCGAGGGTGTACTTGAGCAGTTGGCAACAAAACCGCTCATTGTTGGTCCTAGGCCAGGGGTCCACTCCGATCGAATCGTGATCCCCCCATTCGACCGGCTTGAACAGCTCACTACTGAGGCAATCTACAATGGCCTGACGACCCCTGTTCAATCATATCTCAGGGCGTTCGGCATAGACGTTACAGCGTACGCCCCTCTTACCGAGGGATTTCCGAAGGGGGAGGCATTATCCGTAGCCGAAGCACGAGACCTTCGCCGTTTGTACGCTGCTGTGCTCTCCGATGACGTCTCGATGCTTCGACGAGAGCAGGAGGGATCACAGTGGTTAAGCGTACCACTGCAAAGGGTTCCTCGGTACGCCTTGGAATAA
- a CDS encoding pentapeptide repeat-containing protein — MEDSQERCQYTWMGLYSQDHSEVQASCCYRKVWGDHPRCIWHSETNDGSDKPIEEILNNCDGLYNQPGREDRCSELLDGAQLSGLLANVQLSRLLDYEPLSEVSDDNHLLELLENAQLLDNEFDYVLSFKHCSLRDADFSKANLFFINFSEADLERANLSGANLQRSNLSGANLRDANLSSTDLRYADLSKANLRHTNLSGANLKHANFLEANLRDTMASLESIDLSGADLQHADLRESNLKHANLSEADLEHANLSKTTLVDANFSEADLPNTDLSEANLRDADLSEANLRDANLSEANLRDANLSGADLRDADFSKADLRDADLSEADLRGVTFEKLGDVKMNIPTLFDQIIRRHEPNDNSSFICNQMARTCHYLATECSNRGLTSEARKLTIWERRARRKEAKADGNWMKWAASGIAWQATGYGISIQRVLRNMGIVFGIPTAIYLLFTLFGAEGSIGGEFQTWVQVLYYSIVTFTTTPPGTPNNDIIMGITMAEAFLGTLLVVLFGYVLGNREAI; from the coding sequence ATGGAAGACAGCCAAGAACGGTGTCAATATACGTGGATGGGACTTTATTCACAGGACCATTCCGAGGTGCAGGCAAGCTGTTGTTATCGGAAAGTGTGGGGAGATCATCCTCGATGTATCTGGCACAGTGAGACCAACGATGGATCTGACAAACCTATTGAAGAAATCCTAAATAATTGTGATGGTTTATATAATCAGCCAGGGAGGGAGGATAGATGTTCTGAGTTACTTGATGGAGCACAGCTTTCAGGGTTACTTGCTAACGTACAACTCTCGCGATTGCTTGATTACGAACCCCTCTCAGAAGTCTCCGATGACAACCATCTTTTGGAATTGCTTGAAAATGCACAACTATTGGATAATGAATTTGATTATGTACTCTCATTCAAGCATTGTTCACTAAGGGATGCTGACTTTTCGAAGGCAAATCTATTTTTTATTAACTTCTCAGAGGCAGACCTAGAACGCGCTAACCTATCAGGAGCTAACCTGCAACGCTCTAACCTCTCGGGAGCTAACCTACGTGATGCCAATCTTTCAAGTACAGATCTCCGATACGCTGATCTCTCAAAAGCTAACCTGCGACACACTAATCTCTCAGGAGCTAACCTGAAACACGCCAACTTCTTGGAGGCTAATCTGCGTGATACTATGGCTAGTTTGGAAAGTATAGACCTTTCAGGAGCTGACCTACAACATGCCGACCTCCGAGAAAGTAACCTAAAGCATGCTAATCTCTCAGAAGCTGATCTGGAGCACGCTAATCTTTCAAAAACAACCCTAGTTGATGCCAACTTCTCGGAAGCCGATCTGCCTAATACCGACCTTTCAGAAGCGAACTTACGTGATGCTGACCTTTCAGAAGCGAACTTACGTGATGCCAACCTTTCAGAAGCGAACTTACGTGATGCCAACCTCTCAGGAGCTGACCTACGTGATGCTGACTTCTCAAAGGCAGACCTGCGTGATGCCGACCTTTCAGAAGCTGATTTGCGTGGTGTAACCTTCGAAAAATTAGGAGATGTCAAAATGAACATACCAACACTATTCGATCAGATAATAAGGCGACACGAACCTAATGATAATTCGTCCTTTATTTGTAATCAAATGGCTCGAACTTGCCATTATCTCGCTACAGAATGTAGTAATCGTGGATTAACTAGCGAAGCACGAAAACTAACAATATGGGAACGGCGGGCTCGTCGGAAAGAAGCTAAAGCTGATGGTAATTGGATGAAATGGGCTGCATCAGGGATTGCCTGGCAAGCTACTGGCTATGGAATTAGTATTCAGCGAGTTCTCCGCAATATGGGGATCGTCTTTGGGATACCTACCGCTATCTATCTACTATTCACTCTATTCGGTGCAGAAGGAAGTATAGGAGGTGAGTTCCAGACATGGGTTCAGGTACTCTATTACAGTATTGTCACGTTCACAACCACTCCTCCAGGCACCCCTAATAATGATATCATTATGGGAATCACGATGGCTGAAGCGTTCCTGGGCACGCTGTTAGTCGTGCTCTTTGGCTACGTACTAGGTAACCGCGAAGCGATCTGA
- a CDS encoding alpha-crystallin domain-containing protein produces MTPFDRKNTSIDDIIGQIFNRPFSSPFSTDYEFAIGWELDAIEPPIEDGPVSQTGDESLIDKRQEDNRMQVVADLPSADDSELTAQLTEGHRFLEITTGEEMIERIPLPWSAEIETTRFNNGVLDVRLIRIDRGSNE; encoded by the coding sequence ATGACACCATTTGACCGGAAGAACACATCGATCGATGATATCATCGGCCAGATCTTCAATCGTCCGTTTAGTAGTCCGTTTAGTACGGATTATGAGTTTGCCATCGGCTGGGAACTGGACGCGATCGAACCTCCAATCGAAGACGGCCCGGTATCCCAGACGGGAGACGAGTCTCTCATTGACAAGCGCCAAGAGGACAACCGTATGCAGGTCGTTGCTGATCTTCCCAGCGCCGATGATAGCGAACTGACGGCACAGCTCACCGAGGGCCACCGGTTCCTCGAGATCACAACCGGCGAGGAGATGATCGAACGAATCCCCCTCCCGTGGTCGGCCGAGATCGAGACGACGCGGTTCAACAACGGCGTTCTTGACGTGAGGCTCATTCGGATCGACAGAGGCAGCAATGAGTAG
- a CDS encoding Rieske (2Fe-2S) protein: MTVQNHSMSITIGDASEIPNNSRAFYTIDGENIAILNINEKLYAIRNSCPHMGGPLGEGKILRKPSKAEPFVSSFREFTPNTGVIQKPASVADENAPPTISCPLHGWEFDLAEGTPVFPAKQALKTYAVWVEDGLIKLDLTADAGAASIGASGRTHSREDRSQKGPC; encoded by the coding sequence ATGACCGTACAGAACCATTCTATGTCGATAACGATTGGCGACGCATCCGAGATACCGAACAACAGTAGAGCATTCTATACGATAGATGGAGAGAATATCGCGATCCTCAACATCAACGAGAAACTGTACGCGATCCGGAATTCGTGTCCGCATATGGGCGGGCCTCTGGGGGAGGGGAAAATACTCCGCAAGCCATCCAAAGCCGAACCGTTCGTCTCCTCCTTCAGGGAATTCACGCCGAACACAGGAGTCATCCAAAAACCAGCATCGGTAGCAGATGAGAACGCGCCACCCACGATCAGCTGTCCACTGCATGGGTGGGAGTTCGATCTCGCGGAGGGGACGCCAGTGTTTCCCGCGAAACAGGCCCTGAAAACGTACGCCGTCTGGGTCGAGGACGGCCTGATCAAGCTTGATCTGACAGCCGATGCAGGAGCTGCGTCTATCGGTGCAAGCGGCCGGACTCACAGTCGCGAAGATCGGTCACAGAAGGGACCCTGTTAA
- a CDS encoding GlcG/HbpS family heme-binding protein, whose protein sequence is MGIKNQPQVPSTEAPTIGTVSLDVAKDVIDAAERRADAINTPMVITVANSEGNLIAQHRMDDAWLASVDISRNKAYTAAALDMPTHDLAEPSQPGESLYGLQNTNEGRMVVFGGGYPLTQNGEVVGAIGVSGGAVDQDMDVAKAGVSRFNDLTA, encoded by the coding sequence ATGGGAATCAAAAATCAGCCACAGGTACCCAGTACGGAAGCACCCACGATTGGAACGGTATCTCTCGACGTGGCCAAGGACGTTATCGACGCCGCTGAACGGCGAGCGGATGCGATCAACACTCCGATGGTAATCACGGTCGCAAACTCGGAGGGCAACCTCATTGCGCAACACCGGATGGATGACGCGTGGCTCGCGTCGGTAGACATCTCGCGGAACAAAGCCTACACGGCTGCTGCGCTGGACATGCCGACGCATGATCTTGCCGAGCCGTCCCAGCCCGGTGAATCGCTGTACGGTCTCCAGAACACCAACGAGGGTCGAATGGTCGTTTTCGGCGGCGGATATCCGCTGACGCAGAACGGCGAGGTCGTCGGTGCGATCGGCGTCAGCGGTGGGGCTGTCGATCAGGACATGGACGTCGCGAAGGCTGGCGTCAGCAGGTTCAACGATCTCACCGCCTGA
- a CDS encoding nuclear transport factor 2 family protein encodes MSVTTPTENRETVKGLYESFAEGDIEAIRDIMDPDVELHEPKGIAGGGTHHGFDEIVENVFSRLGTEWVDVSVIPERYVADGDTVVVLHTWSGTYNKTGKSVEYPNAHSFEFEDGKIVQWTSYADTALFNAALEE; translated from the coding sequence ATGTCGGTCACGACACCTACAGAAAATAGGGAAACCGTCAAGGGACTCTACGAGTCGTTCGCCGAGGGCGATATCGAGGCCATACGAGACATCATGGATCCCGATGTAGAGTTACACGAACCAAAGGGGATTGCTGGCGGAGGAACGCACCATGGATTCGACGAGATCGTTGAGAACGTCTTTTCCAGGTTAGGAACTGAGTGGGTGGATGTTTCGGTCATCCCAGAGCGATACGTCGCAGACGGTGATACCGTCGTTGTACTCCACACTTGGAGTGGTACGTATAACAAGACAGGAAAGTCAGTGGAATACCCGAACGCACACAGCTTCGAGTTCGAGGACGGGAAGATCGTTCAGTGGACGTCATACGCTGACACTGCGTTGTTCAACGCTGCGCTCGAAGAGTAG
- a CDS encoding HNH endonuclease: MTTLNSLLNFIDTHRPTTDELIEWHRETFTNVSSRSSIMRRVTYLRKVGFIHQPNDHWELDTVGTEYTQDYNSETLLRIMCDRNVGLRSLLYALSTGPLTIEEISLQQLETHPELGWEPTETDMAHQRTNWLRSMGLVEKNGKHYQLTSEGSRFVDQAVTAWTPTEETSVDTDPELTADVYETRTYTRTLDPEFRATVLSRYDRTCPVSGVDHPGLLDIAHVLSWSEYPNHRADLSNVLPLSKTHHAAFDRGLFTIDQDYRLRVNPSFETQSTLLQQTLLNQTGEQITVPDQSVDPNYLRQHNAALDWI, encoded by the coding sequence GTGACGACGCTGAACTCGTTGTTGAATTTCATCGACACCCATCGACCAACCACCGACGAGCTCATTGAGTGGCATCGGGAGACCTTCACGAACGTCTCGAGTCGCAGTTCGATCATGCGTCGTGTTACGTATCTCCGGAAGGTCGGATTTATCCACCAACCCAACGACCACTGGGAACTCGATACAGTAGGTACGGAGTACACACAAGACTACAACAGTGAGACGCTGCTTCGAATCATGTGCGACCGGAACGTTGGTCTCCGAAGTCTTCTCTATGCACTTTCGACTGGACCACTAACGATCGAAGAGATCAGTCTCCAACAATTAGAGACCCATCCTGAATTAGGATGGGAACCCACCGAGACTGACATGGCCCACCAACGAACAAACTGGCTCCGGAGTATGGGCTTGGTAGAGAAAAACGGGAAGCATTACCAGCTGACATCGGAAGGGAGCCGGTTCGTTGATCAAGCAGTTACTGCCTGGACGCCAACAGAAGAGACATCGGTTGATACCGATCCTGAACTAACAGCAGACGTCTATGAGACACGAACTTATACACGAACACTGGATCCGGAATTTCGCGCAACGGTGCTCTCCCGGTACGACAGGACGTGCCCAGTATCTGGTGTTGATCACCCGGGGCTATTAGACATAGCACACGTACTCTCCTGGAGCGAGTATCCCAACCATAGAGCGGATCTCTCGAACGTGCTTCCACTGAGCAAAACACATCACGCTGCGTTCGATCGTGGACTCTTTACCATCGATCAGGACTATCGACTCCGAGTGAACCCTTCCTTCGAGACACAGAGCACGCTATTACAGCAGACACTCCTCAATCAAACTGGCGAGCAGATTACTGTTCCTGACCAGAGTGTTGATCCCAACTATCTACGCCAACACAACGCAGCACTTGACTGGATCTAA
- a CDS encoding PD-(D/E)XK nuclease family protein, whose protein sequence is MTPDPQSELETTLLALEQQWNAVTDRPEEPRSLMSVIEYGLGEHRRAEVYINRLLCYLLDPDEPHGMGPDFLEAVLHGLPPACAFEEDTYDLTDVRVNQQVSVTKRDTDGANTNSTPGYVDLVIDVPNEWFLMIELKFSAPETGTEFYCAGSQIGDRSVAEYESGQYYLYLHQSTRPQAQGACFTNWTWQAFVEDVLTEFIIANSSRYPQRTVAQLHDLKDDLQNISNMSNRDDVDQQKITLYLDNYDAIEDVRTTFDTAWESYSQRWGEEVATTLEGTRSNAEFRPDDTLVTIPRAEDTERWILRATGGDWQHVFKYGWWKREVDLVDLEMRADDTNDLRIGFYHRMGENSNRGTAVGDRELTFNFRCMGSNPIAFRDLYNEVFDERTDEIEQCLAHTNGELTGHKRTLIEGTYDIRVNRHEGFFDAYTAALTEAFVDFVVENPDLIQELTQTFDASIERYQ, encoded by the coding sequence GTGACCCCAGACCCACAATCAGAACTGGAAACGACGCTTCTGGCTCTCGAGCAGCAGTGGAACGCCGTCACGGACAGACCTGAAGAACCCCGCTCTCTAATGAGTGTGATCGAATATGGGTTAGGGGAACATCGGCGAGCTGAAGTCTACATTAACCGATTACTCTGCTACCTCCTTGATCCCGACGAGCCACATGGGATGGGACCTGACTTTCTCGAAGCTGTTCTCCATGGCCTCCCTCCTGCTTGTGCGTTCGAGGAGGACACATATGATCTCACAGATGTCCGTGTGAATCAACAGGTCTCGGTCACGAAAAGGGATACTGACGGAGCTAACACGAACTCGACACCGGGATACGTCGATCTCGTCATTGACGTTCCAAACGAGTGGTTTCTGATGATCGAATTGAAGTTCTCCGCACCAGAGACAGGAACGGAGTTCTACTGTGCCGGATCACAGATCGGAGATCGGTCAGTAGCAGAGTATGAATCCGGTCAATATTATCTGTATCTCCATCAGAGTACCAGACCACAAGCCCAAGGCGCTTGTTTTACAAACTGGACGTGGCAGGCGTTCGTTGAGGATGTCCTGACCGAGTTTATTATAGCAAACTCCTCTCGGTATCCCCAGCGTACAGTTGCCCAGCTGCACGACCTCAAAGACGACCTTCAGAACATCTCCAATATGAGCAACCGCGACGACGTTGATCAGCAGAAAATCACGCTGTATCTCGATAACTACGACGCAATTGAGGATGTGAGAACAACGTTCGATACAGCGTGGGAATCGTATAGCCAACGATGGGGTGAAGAGGTGGCGACCACCCTCGAAGGGACACGTAGCAACGCGGAGTTCAGGCCAGATGATACTCTGGTCACGATTCCTCGGGCGGAAGACACGGAACGCTGGATTCTCCGTGCCACCGGTGGCGACTGGCAACACGTATTCAAATATGGATGGTGGAAGCGCGAGGTCGACTTGGTAGACCTGGAAATGAGAGCTGACGATACCAATGATCTTCGTATCGGATTCTATCATCGGATGGGGGAGAATAGCAATAGGGGGACTGCTGTTGGCGATCGGGAATTGACATTCAATTTCCGCTGTATGGGGTCCAATCCGATTGCGTTCCGAGACCTCTACAACGAGGTTTTTGACGAGAGGACAGATGAGATCGAACAGTGTCTCGCTCATACCAACGGCGAGTTGACTGGTCACAAGCGGACTCTGATCGAAGGAACATACGATATTCGAGTCAACAGGCACGAGGGATTTTTTGACGCATACACTGCAGCACTCACCGAGGCTTTCGTTGACTTCGTTGTTGAAAATCCAGACTTGATACAGGAGCTCACTCAGACGTTTGATGCATCAATCGAACGGTATCAGTGA
- a CDS encoding helix-turn-helix transcriptional regulator, whose product MAEPLEEVNFLADSAHRSVILAALHEGPYSRAELGTITGASSATLSRILRAFERREWIVRTDHRYELTPIGTFVAIGFDDLLHRMEIEWQLRGIWGRIPTELLEFDLEWVMDATVTPSSRDDPLAPMDRAAEIERDAARSRILTHALPDPCLSAHRHGTTTGTHRLEAVVTQDVVRTVAGTPHASWVGSVLPCDQLEMFVTDADVPHVIGINDDTVYFGVDDEKGAPLALIETSDETVFTWAEWTFETYRREAVALTPEMFSRLYEADDSDDQSSLSSKLVVKK is encoded by the coding sequence ATGGCCGAGCCCTTAGAAGAGGTCAACTTTCTCGCAGACTCGGCCCACCGAAGCGTCATCCTCGCCGCGTTACACGAAGGACCCTACAGTCGAGCCGAGTTGGGCACGATCACGGGTGCCTCGTCGGCGACACTCAGTCGCATTCTGCGTGCGTTCGAGAGACGGGAATGGATCGTTCGAACCGACCACCGATACGAGCTGACGCCTATCGGAACGTTCGTCGCAATCGGATTCGACGACCTGCTGCATCGAATGGAAATCGAATGGCAGCTGCGAGGCATCTGGGGGAGGATCCCGACCGAACTGCTGGAGTTCGATCTCGAGTGGGTCATGGACGCCACCGTCACGCCATCGAGCCGAGACGATCCGCTCGCACCGATGGATCGAGCGGCCGAGATAGAGCGCGACGCCGCTCGCTCGCGGATTCTCACGCATGCACTACCCGATCCGTGTCTCAGCGCTCATCGTCACGGAACCACGACTGGCACACACCGGTTGGAAGCCGTGGTCACTCAGGACGTTGTCCGGACGGTAGCCGGGACTCCACACGCCTCGTGGGTTGGTAGCGTCCTTCCGTGCGATCAACTCGAGATGTTCGTCACCGATGCCGACGTTCCGCACGTGATCGGGATCAACGACGACACCGTCTACTTCGGAGTCGACGACGAAAAAGGGGCCCCGCTTGCACTAATCGAAACGAGCGACGAAACGGTCTTCACGTGGGCAGAGTGGACCTTTGAAACGTATCGGCGCGAAGCGGTAGCCCTCACACCGGAGATGTTCTCGCGTCTGTATGAGGCGGACGATTCGGACGATCAGTCGTCCTTGAGTTCCAAGCTGGTAGTCAAGAAATGA
- a CDS encoding class I SAM-dependent methyltransferase has product MTTQQQQTQDAWDTIAAGYDEFVTPTHRPVSKAALDTAGLHQGMRFLDVAAGTGALSLPAARLGADVVATDISPAMVERLEARAKEEGVSTIEARVMDGHALDLEDDTFDVSGSQYGVMLFPDLPRALGEMVRVTKPGGRIFIVVFGNPKEVEFLGFFMRAMYAVSPDFEGLPLDPTPLPFQVSDPRKLRQRLQEAGLEEIHVETVTEELEFDSGDQLWDWVMNSNPIAGALVVDTTEEQRIAARKVLDRMLNERAGGSGSAVLTQPVHIGIGTK; this is encoded by the coding sequence ATGACCACTCAGCAACAACAAACACAGGACGCCTGGGATACGATCGCGGCGGGTTATGACGAGTTCGTTACCCCGACACACAGACCCGTTTCGAAAGCGGCCCTGGACACCGCGGGTCTTCACCAGGGAATGCGGTTTTTGGACGTCGCGGCAGGCACCGGCGCCCTTAGCCTTCCTGCGGCGCGGCTCGGCGCAGACGTGGTTGCGACTGATATCTCTCCCGCTATGGTCGAGCGCCTTGAAGCACGCGCAAAAGAGGAGGGAGTCTCCACCATCGAAGCACGGGTTATGGACGGTCATGCGCTCGATCTCGAGGACGACACCTTCGATGTCTCCGGCTCGCAATATGGAGTTATGCTGTTTCCAGACCTTCCCCGGGCGCTGGGGGAGATGGTACGCGTCACGAAGCCTGGAGGCCGCATCTTCATTGTCGTGTTTGGTAACCCGAAAGAAGTGGAGTTCCTCGGCTTCTTCATGCGAGCCATGTATGCGGTCAGCCCCGATTTCGAAGGACTTCCATTGGATCCCACGCCGCTCCCATTTCAGGTGTCTGATCCCCGAAAGCTCCGCCAGCGGCTCCAGGAGGCTGGACTTGAGGAGATACACGTAGAGACGGTCACTGAGGAGCTGGAGTTCGACTCTGGGGACCAACTCTGGGACTGGGTGATGAACAGCAACCCCATTGCTGGGGCGCTGGTAGTCGACACCACCGAGGAGCAACGGATCGCTGCCCGGAAGGTGTTGGACAGGATGCTCAA